The following are encoded together in the Triticum dicoccoides isolate Atlit2015 ecotype Zavitan chromosome 6B, WEW_v2.0, whole genome shotgun sequence genome:
- the LOC119325036 gene encoding zinc finger protein ZAT5-like — translation MQASAMELVLFREEGAVDDRLQQHGGAVVKRKRTKRPRHLTPPAAAMACSSASSSESTTTEEEDMAHCLILLAQGAAPPGVVVDSRPPPATVPQEARQGASSLPPPGPLPAPAVMSTTKTERYTSRKYTEAATTADGVRAGFYVYECKTCNKCFPTFQALGGHRASHKKPRLAGADDDTAANATSVAIAKLSKPPPTKPPLVQMTTASPPQPPPPQVDAAPDVTTVLSLNNGGSAVCNAVNTNRLRVHECSICGAEFASGQALGGHMRRHRPLHAPADRVTTTTAAAVTAITASTTKKDSTPAGINLELDLNLPAPSDEECVSHPPPPPPPSSAPPVVLGLGPFDSGKKRLMLTAASAALVDCHY, via the coding sequence ATGCAAGCGTCGGCCATGGAGCTCGTGCTCTTCCGGGAGGAGGGGGCCGTGGACGATCGGCTGCAGCAGCACGGCGGTGCCGTCGTCAAGCGGAAGCGCACCAAGAGGCCGCGCCACCTGACGCCGCCGGCGGCCGCCATGGCGTGCTCCTCCGCGTCCTCCTCTGAGAGCACCAccaccgaggaggaggacatggccCACTGCCTCATCCTCCTCGCCCAGGGCGCGGCGCCGCCCGGAGTCGTCGTCGACTCGAGGCCGCCGCCTGCGACGGTGCCGCAGGAGGCCCGGCAGGGGGCGTCGTCGCTTCCTCCGCCCGGCCCTCTGCCGGCGCCGGCGGTGATGTCGACGACCAAGACGGAGAGGTACACCAGCCGTAAGTACACGGAGGCGGCCACCACGGCGGACGGCGTCAGGGCTGGCTTCTACGTGTACGAGTGCAAGACGTGCAACAAGTGCTTCCCCACCTTCCAGGCCCTCGGCGGCCACCGCGCCAGCCACAAGAAGCCACGCCTCGCCGGAGCCGACGACGACACCGCCGCCAACGCCACCAGCGTCGCCATCGCCAAGCTGTCCAAGCCACCGCCGACGAAGCCACCGCTGGTGCAGATGACGACAGCGTCGCCGCCACAGCCCCCGCCGCCTCAGGTCGACGCCGCGCCGGACGTAACCACCGTGCTGAGCCTCAACAACGGCGGCAGCGCCGTTTGCAACGCCGTCAACACCAACAGGCTCCGGGTGCACGAGTGCTCCATATGCGGGGCCGAGTTCGCCTCCGGGCAGGCGCTAGGCGGGCACATGCGGcgccaccgcccgctgcacgcgccGGCCGATCGCGTCACAACCACCACCGCTGCCGCGGTGACCGCGATCACCGCGTCCACAACGAAGAAAGACAGCACCCCGGCCGGCATCAACCTGGAGCTCGACCTCAACCTGCCGGCGCCGTCCGACGAGGAGTGCGTCTCAcacccgccaccgccaccaccaccatcatcgGCGCCACCGGTGGTGCTCGGCCTCGGGCCGTTCGACAGCGGCAAGAAACGGCTGATGCTCACGGCCGCTTCCGCCGCGCTGGTGGATTGCCATTATTGA